TCTTGAATAAGCAGTTACCTACTATGAAGCTGATTTTGCTTAACAATAATTTGATTTAGTTCCATTATCTAATCCCCATAATTGAATAGGGAAAAGCTAATCCAATTGCAAAATCTTTAGTACCTGTCCTGTTAGCTGTCTATATAGTCTGACTAGTAAGTTATAAGGATTTATCTATTTACAGTGACACCTGATTATGTAAAAGATAATACGTAACTCATACTTACATTTCTCCTACAATATAGAAATGACTTTTAGTTATATTTTTTAATAATTTTTATTGCCTCATCTACATCCCGAACTCCGATTATTTTAATTGATAGATTTAATCTTTCTTTCACTTCGTTGGCTTCTGTAAGATTTCCAATAGGGATTATCATAAATGAGAACTCACCTTCATTAGCAATCTGTATTTTTTCTTTAATACCTCCAACTTTCTTTACTTCCCCAATTTTACTTATGGCTCCCGTTACAGCAATTGGGACATTATTTTGAAACTTACCTTGATCGATAAAACTAGATAGTACTAAAGCTAGACCAGCACTGCTCCCGACATTTTCGTCACGTGCAAAAAATTCATCAATTGCATGGTTGTTTGTTTTTAAATAAGTTGTTACATTCTCAAAAGATTTTTCAACTTCACTTTTATATAAACCTATAAATTCAAAAATTGATGAATTTTTATCCTTGTAGAATTTAAAATTGGTGCCAGGAACTACATCATAAACTCTTTGATTATCATTATACATAGCCCGTATCTCATGTTCGTTATTTACATTACTTAAATGGTCAATTTTTACGGATAGTAAATATATACTAGTTCCTTTTATTAATTCCTCTGGCTCACTGTATCTTGTAACCAAATAATCATTTTCACCAAAAAGTGTAAGTGGCAACTCGTAAATTAGTAGAAGCGAGGACAAAATCGTTGAATACACAAACGCACGTTTTGAAATTACTATATTTCTAATAACAAACAAGAATATAACAAACATAACACTCATAAATAACAGAAATTTCACAAAAACCGTGCCGGAAATGAGACCAGCAAGATATAAAATTAGTTGCGTTAAATAAAGAAGTATTGTTGCCATAAATGGAAGATTTTTATTTTTCATTTCAATTTCTATATTCATTATCCATCTCCTATTTTAATATCGTAAGAATAATTAATTTAACCCGTACATTATTCGGCAAATCAATATTCCACCCTATTTAACTAAATTTCCTTTATATTTAAGCCTATTACATTCTTACATCACAAAAATTTGTATAGATGATGCAATTAAGTTCCATAAGACATGAAGAATAACTGGAACCATTAATCTGTTACTAAGATAATAGCTATAACTATATACTACGGAAAGAAAAAAATAATTCGGGAAGCTAGATAAGGATTGATGCCAAACAGCAAAAATTATGGATACAATAACGACAGCAACTAATAAATTATATTTCTTTGTAAAGGAAACAAGTAAAATCCTTCTAAAAATTATCTCCTCTATTATTGGACCCATTAAAACCATTGGGATAATCATAATTGGGAATGACTTTAATATATTTACTGTTGGATTTTCATTGGGAGTAGATAGCAACAAGCTTCTTAGTATAGAAATAATTATTAATCCAATAACTATAATGAATAGACTCATAAATATAATGAGTAAAGATTTTCTTGTACTTGCTTGTTCCTTATTGAAAACCGTTATGCTTAAATCTTTCTTTAATAAATAGATGATTAAAAATAATAACAATGAAAAATGAATGAAACTAAATGTTACCAATGTTAAATGACTAAAATCATAAATTGAATCTAATAAATCAGACATGATATAAGAACCAAAGTAAATAACTAAAGCTATCCATTGTTTTTTTTCAATATCAATTGGTGATTCCATTTCTCTTTCCTCCACTTTAAACTCCATATTAAAAGAAAATTCCACTTCGGTTGAAAAGTCGCTAACTATATAACGAAAAGGAAAAAGGAAAAGTTCACCAAAAAAGAAATTAGGTACCATTGTTTTTATTTCATTGAAACCTCTGCTTCCTAGCCCGGAACCTAAAAACGAGCGCTAATCCTTGTTAAAGGATCGCGCCCGATAATGGAATATGAACCTGAACCTTATATTACTTGAACTTTCATTAGGGGTAATTTTCTATCCGGAAAAACTGTTGATGGAGAATAACCGGTTTTTATTGCTCCCATTTTTAAATAAAAACCCTCTGCTTTAGGCTCACTGTCGAGAGTAAACTCATTCATTCCTAGTTCTTTAGCTTTGTTAATTAAATGCGTCCACATTATTTTCCCTACCCCTTTCCCAATATAATCTGGATCAATAAACAATGCCTCGAGTTTATAGTTTGTAATGGAGAAGCTATAAAATGCTATTATCCTATTATTGTCCTCTAATAAGAATACAGCCTGTTCTTCTATATAATTTTTTGTTACTGTTAAGTCCTTTTTACATTGTTTCATAAATGATTCTGAATATCCCCAGTATGCCTTTGACTTATAAGCTAATTTACTGAGTGATTCACTATCTTCTTTTACTGCTTTTCTATATTCCATAAGCAATCCCCTCTACTTTTTTTAAGCTTAATTCCAATTATTTCAGAATCTAATAATCTCTACAACATGATATTTTCTTTTGCATTTAAACAAACGAGCGCTGATCCTTGTTTGGATAGCGCCCAATTCCGGAATACGGAATAATTTCTGCTCCTCCATTATCCTTTAAGAGGTTTATATTTTGAAGTTTTTACTTACCAGTTTTTACAAAAATATAAAAAAATTATCAACCATCATTTTCATGCTACATGATACTATATGTTTACAGGAATAATGATAGAAATGTGGTGTGCATATGTCGGTCGTTTTCAATATTAGTGACTATTCCGTTATGATTGACGGAGAAGAGTTAAAGCTTTTACGAAAAGAATTTTTACTCCTTGATTACCTTTATCAAAATGGAAATAAGGCTTTATCGCGACATCAGCTCTTGGATGCAGTTTGGCCATTACAGGTTCCATCCGACCGGACCGTTGACGATCATGTTTATCGCCTTCGTAAAAAGCTAAAGAAGTGGGAGCATGCTTTGAAACTGGAGACGGTTAAAGGCTTTGGGTATAAATTAACAGTGTTTCAACAAAAAGAGTTCATGTCGTTTCCGTTTGTAGAGGACCAGGAGTTTCAACAACTTACCATAAATCTTATTAGTAAATATCATCTTTTTGGACATGGAGAAGCCATTGAGGAGTTACTAAGTAAGCATACCTTTGGAATAGAAATAGATGAAAAGTTGCTACTAGTAATGAAGTTATTACGTGGTGATTTTAAAGCATTTTTACATTCTCCATTACCTTTTAAGGAAAAAGCATTACCGTTGCTTTTCCTATACTCGACAGTTGAAGAAGACATCCACGCAATAAATTACTATTATCGTATATTTGAAGACAAACAACTTTTTGAAAATGAGGGCAAGGAAGAGATAGATTTTTTCAAAATTCTTCTTTGTTTAAAAGAAAAAAATTTTCGTCATGCTTTTGAAATTTTGGAAGCAACTGAAAAGACTATTTCTCTCGATGTACCTGGCTTCTATGGATTTTTCCAAGTTAATTGGCTAGCCTATGCTATTGGTCGGAAAGATTGGAAATTAGCAGAAGATAAAATAAAATGCCTACATGCGTTCTTTAAGGATAAACCATATCAAAGGGAATACGGTTTGTTTTTAATGTTAAAGGGGATTTACTTTCTCCATCAGAAAAGAAAATCACTCGGTGTGGATTTGATTTCTCAATCTTTTCATGTTCTTGAAAAAACAAAGTTTGTCATGCACACTTTAATTTCTATTTTGGTAGCTGGACTATTGCAGGGTGATCTTCACTGTAAAGAGGCCGAAGAAATAATCCTCCTTAAAAAGAACGAAGTTTTCGATAAATATCAATTAATTCCGCTTAAAAAACAAATTAAAACTTTATTTGATTCCGTACTCTGATATTGCTCTGACATACATTCGATATCCTTAAAACAAATAACAAGTTGTTTTGAAAGGATGTTTTATAAATGTCAATTGTAAATATAAAGAAAGAGACGATTTGGCAAAACTCCATTTTTATGAAGTTATTTGCCTCATATTCTGTATCGATGCTTGGGCATTGGTTTGATATGGTGGCAATAATTATTTTATTTGGATACGTTTGGCAAGCAAATCCCGTGATGATTGCTCTTATCCCTGTTGCATATGCACTTCCTCACGTCTTGCTTGGACAATTTGCAGGAGTATTAAGCGATAAATTTCATAAAGTGAAAATTATGATGTACGCGGACTTCATTACCGCTGTCTTAACTGTATGTCTGCTGTTTACGAATACACCATGGATGGCACTAGTCATAATTTCATTAAGAGCAACAGTAAATGTAGTGCACACCCCTGCTCAGCAAGGACTTATTAAACTAGTCGTAAAAGAAAACCTCATTATGAAAGCAGTCACTCTTAACGGCACAGTGAATCAATTAGCCAAAATTATAGGCCCTTTTATTGGGGCTACCTTAATTGGCCTCGTGTCACCAAAGATTTGCATTCTAATTAATGCCATTGCGTTTACTATTTCGGCTTTTATCCTATTATTTGTTTATTTAGATAAAGAAATGAAAAGGATAACTACCGTACCAAAAAATGAAACAGCATTGATTGAAGAAAGCTTTTGGGGAGCTTGGAGACAGGGCTGGCTCATTATATTTAAAAGAAGAGTAATAGTTGTTAGTTTCATCGCAACCTTCTTAGGTTTGACTGTCATTCAAATGGTGGACATTCAATTCCCTGTTCTTTTCCGTGAACTTGCACCACATTTTCCTGAGCTCACTGGTTGGTTAATGGGCGGTTCAGGACTTGGAGCAGTGGTAATGATTATCTTTTTAAATCGCTTTGAAACATTAAAGCATTTTGGATGGTTAATTGGTGCTGGCATGCTGTTAGTAGGCGGCGGCTTTGGCGGAGTGGGTTTCCTAAAGGAAGGTTTTAATGTTCTCTATCCCGTCTTCCTTTGCTTTATTGGTGGATTAGGGGTGGGGTTATTAACTATCACGCCCCAATACATTATACAAAAAGAAACGAAAGAACACGAAATCGGGCGTGTCTCCGGGATTTTTAGTTCGATTATTAGCTTTACCGTATTAGCCTCTCCGCTAATGGGTGGTTTTCTCGTTCAGATTTTCGGTGTCATCCCTTTATACCTATCCTCTGGCGCGGTTTTACTTCTTATTGGAACTGTGTTAGTTACCTTTAACACGTTCCTCTTTCCAGAACAGAAGGCAGAGAAAGAAATCCTTGCAGTAGATGCCAAATAGGAATAACTGGAGTCGTAGATTCGAAAGTTTCGGGGAAACCGTGGTGAATAACAATTGAGTAGGAGGGAGTAAAATACTCCCGTTCTATTACAGCACCGCACAACAAGACTGGTATACGGCGGTTCAGCATATTAAGCATCTACGCTCTTAAATTTGGAAGGTCTTATAAAATCTTATTATAGTGATAGGTAAGCTTTTGACGTTATCTCCAGCTTTTCCCCCACTTCACACCGTACAGGCGAGTTTCCCAGCATACGGCGTTCCAACTAATCCAATTCATTCAAGATTTTTATGATTATGCAAAGGAAAATCAGATAGCTTCGTTCAGACATTGCTTACGCAATTTATTGACTTCTGTAAGTTGCTTTTCATTTAACTTGAGTGAGTTTAAAAGCACTTTTATTTTCTCTAAATCTCTCAAATGTATAAGAAGATGGACAGATTTATGCAATATCATTAAGTTTCCGTATGAATCATCTTTGGTGAGATGGTACGGTGTCTTATGGTGACAATGCCATTCCTCCAGTCCCAATTCAA
This window of the Sutcliffiella horikoshii genome carries:
- a CDS encoding S16 family serine protease; the protein is MNIEIEMKNKNLPFMATILLYLTQLILYLAGLISGTVFVKFLLFMSVMFVIFLFVIRNIVISKRAFVYSTILSSLLLIYELPLTLFGENDYLVTRYSEPEELIKGTSIYLLSVKIDHLSNVNNEHEIRAMYNDNQRVYDVVPGTNFKFYKDKNSSIFEFIGLYKSEVEKSFENVTTYLKTNNHAIDEFFARDENVGSSAGLALVLSSFIDQGKFQNNVPIAVTGAISKIGEVKKVGGIKEKIQIANEGEFSFMIIPIGNLTEANEVKERLNLSIKIIGVRDVDEAIKIIKKYN
- a CDS encoding CPBP family intramembrane glutamic endopeptidase, giving the protein MVPNFFFGELFLFPFRYIVSDFSTEVEFSFNMEFKVEEREMESPIDIEKKQWIALVIYFGSYIMSDLLDSIYDFSHLTLVTFSFIHFSLLLFLIIYLLKKDLSITVFNKEQASTRKSLLIIFMSLFIIVIGLIIISILRSLLLSTPNENPTVNILKSFPIMIIPMVLMGPIIEEIIFRRILLVSFTKKYNLLVAVVIVSIIFAVWHQSLSSFPNYFFLSVVYSYSYYLSNRLMVPVILHVLWNLIASSIQIFVM
- a CDS encoding GNAT family N-acetyltransferase, with the translated sequence MEYRKAVKEDSESLSKLAYKSKAYWGYSESFMKQCKKDLTVTKNYIEEQAVFLLEDNNRIIAFYSFSITNYKLEALFIDPDYIGKGVGKIMWTHLINKAKELGMNEFTLDSEPKAEGFYLKMGAIKTGYSPSTVFPDRKLPLMKVQVI
- a CDS encoding winged helix-turn-helix domain-containing protein; translation: MSVVFNISDYSVMIDGEELKLLRKEFLLLDYLYQNGNKALSRHQLLDAVWPLQVPSDRTVDDHVYRLRKKLKKWEHALKLETVKGFGYKLTVFQQKEFMSFPFVEDQEFQQLTINLISKYHLFGHGEAIEELLSKHTFGIEIDEKLLLVMKLLRGDFKAFLHSPLPFKEKALPLLFLYSTVEEDIHAINYYYRIFEDKQLFENEGKEEIDFFKILLCLKEKNFRHAFEILEATEKTISLDVPGFYGFFQVNWLAYAIGRKDWKLAEDKIKCLHAFFKDKPYQREYGLFLMLKGIYFLHQKRKSLGVDLISQSFHVLEKTKFVMHTLISILVAGLLQGDLHCKEAEEIILLKKNEVFDKYQLIPLKKQIKTLFDSVL
- a CDS encoding MFS transporter, with the protein product MSIVNIKKETIWQNSIFMKLFASYSVSMLGHWFDMVAIIILFGYVWQANPVMIALIPVAYALPHVLLGQFAGVLSDKFHKVKIMMYADFITAVLTVCLLFTNTPWMALVIISLRATVNVVHTPAQQGLIKLVVKENLIMKAVTLNGTVNQLAKIIGPFIGATLIGLVSPKICILINAIAFTISAFILLFVYLDKEMKRITTVPKNETALIEESFWGAWRQGWLIIFKRRVIVVSFIATFLGLTVIQMVDIQFPVLFRELAPHFPELTGWLMGGSGLGAVVMIIFLNRFETLKHFGWLIGAGMLLVGGGFGGVGFLKEGFNVLYPVFLCFIGGLGVGLLTITPQYIIQKETKEHEIGRVSGIFSSIISFTVLASPLMGGFLVQIFGVIPLYLSSGAVLLLIGTVLVTFNTFLFPEQKAEKEILAVDAK